In the genome of Labeo rohita strain BAU-BD-2019 chromosome 24, IGBB_LRoh.1.0, whole genome shotgun sequence, one region contains:
- the si:ch73-206p6.1 gene encoding phospholipid scramblase 1, translating to MHPMNMYMVPNQGIPGCPPGLEYLTQVDQLLIKQKVELIEALAGFESNNKYEIRNSMGQNVFYAVEENDCLTRQCCGPLRSFTIRVLDNFGQEIITVNRPLKCMSCFFPCCLQELEVQAPPGNTVGYVVQQWHPFFPKFTIENEHREAVLKLQGPFCGWSCLPDVDFEILTMDEVGIGKISKQWTGLLREAFTDSDNFGIQFPMDLDVRMKAVMIGACFLIDFMFFETNN from the exons ATGCATCCTATGAATATGTATATGGTTCCCAATCAAGGAATACCGGGTTGTCCACCGGGATTAGAATACCTGACACAG GTAGATCAACTTCTTATTAAACAGAAAGTTGAGCTTATTGAAG CTTTGGCAGGCTTTGAGAGCAACAATAAATATGAGATCCGTAACTCCATGGGTCAGAATGTGTTTTACGCGGTGGAGGAGAACGACTGTCTCACCCGTCAGTGCTGCGGCCCGCTGCGATCCTTCACCATCCGTGTCCTTGATAACTTCGGACAGGAAATCATCACAGTCAACCGTCCTCTGAAATGCATGTCCTGCTTCTTCCCATGTTGTCTGCAAGAG TTGGAGGTCCAGGCTCCTCCAGGAAACACAGTGGGATATGTTGTACAGCAGTGGCACCCTTTCTTCCCCAAGTTCACAATAGAGAATGAGCATCGAGAGGCGGTTCTCAAGCTCCAGGGCCCGTTCTGTGGCTGGAGCTGCCTGCCAGACGTGGACTTTGAG ATTCTGACCATGGATGAAGTCGGCATCGGAAAGATCAGCAAACAATGGACAGGACTTCTTCGGGAGGCATTCACGGATTCCGACAACTTTGGGATCCAGTTCCCCATGGATCTTGATGTGCGAATGAAGGCAGTGATGATCGGAGCCTGCTTTCTCATT gacttcatgttttttgagacaAATAACTAG